A stretch of the Dyella telluris genome encodes the following:
- a CDS encoding M1 family metallopeptidase — MRIRLASAIALALAGLSSVGSAIALDAPASAQAPTQLPRDVRPTHYDVSVVPHASTLSFDGKVVVDVDVLEATRSITLNAIDLRFSAVTLAPATGKGTFKAKVAVDDKAQTATFTFDKPVPAGSYKLAMSYTGKIGTQANGLFAIDYDSKDGKKRAVYTQFENSDARRFIPSWDEPNYKATFDLTATVPSEQMAVSNMPVASKKDVGHGLSQVTFQSSPKMSTYLLFFGAGDFDRVTTSEDGTEIGVITQKGLSAQGAFTLESGKAVLKEYNDYFGTKFPLPKLDNVASPGSSQFFSAMENWGAIYTFEYALLLDPSISTLQDKQNVFGTAAHEMAHQWFGDLVTMRWWDDLWLNEGFASWMASRTTARLHPEWNTKLGDGVGSRETAMARDAVATTHPVVQHIETVDQASQAFDAITYSKGESVIRMLEAYVGEDTWRTGVRDYIKAHAYGNAVSDDLWRSMDEAAPGKQITTIAHDFTLQPGIPLIRVETSTCSKHTTTIKLTQGEFTRDRPDKQPLRWHVPVIAQAAGGKAVSAVVDGEATLTVPGCGTLLVNAGQTGYYRTLYTPAQFAAIKKDFAKIAPIDQMGVMGDTWALGMAGLRPASDILDLAKATPVDADPQIWDEMAGDLSGLDAYYRGDAKRQAAFRAFAVKQLDPVFQRVGWEAKPGESVPTTILRTHLISVLSGLDDQAVVAEARRRYAAQATDPKAVPAALRKTILAVVARHADAATWDKLHAEAKAEKTPLVKDRLYGLLASAQDQALAQRALDLALTDEPGATNSAGMISSVSRQHPELGFDFALAHREQVDKLVDSSSHSRYYPALGSSSFNPAMVDKINAYANQYLDAGSRRDAETAVANVKYRIMVRNERLPDVDAWLSKNG, encoded by the coding sequence ATGCGAATTCGCTTGGCTTCCGCCATTGCGCTGGCTTTGGCTGGCCTCTCGTCCGTCGGTTCCGCCATCGCGCTGGATGCGCCCGCTTCGGCGCAGGCGCCCACGCAGCTTCCGCGCGACGTGCGCCCGACCCACTATGACGTCTCGGTGGTGCCGCACGCCTCCACGCTGAGCTTCGACGGCAAGGTGGTGGTGGACGTGGACGTGCTGGAAGCCACGCGCAGCATCACGCTCAACGCCATCGACCTGCGCTTCTCGGCGGTGACGCTGGCGCCGGCCACGGGCAAGGGCACGTTCAAGGCCAAGGTGGCGGTGGACGACAAGGCGCAGACCGCCACGTTCACCTTCGACAAGCCCGTTCCCGCCGGCAGCTACAAGCTGGCCATGAGCTACACCGGCAAGATCGGCACGCAGGCCAACGGCCTGTTCGCCATCGATTACGACAGCAAGGACGGCAAGAAGCGCGCGGTGTACACGCAGTTCGAGAACTCCGACGCGCGCCGCTTCATCCCGTCGTGGGATGAGCCCAATTACAAGGCGACATTCGACCTCACCGCCACGGTGCCGTCCGAGCAGATGGCCGTGAGCAACATGCCGGTGGCCTCGAAGAAGGACGTGGGCCATGGCCTGAGCCAGGTGACGTTCCAGTCGTCGCCGAAGATGTCGACCTACCTGCTGTTCTTTGGCGCCGGTGATTTCGACCGCGTCACCACCAGCGAAGACGGCACCGAGATCGGCGTAATCACGCAGAAGGGCCTCTCCGCGCAGGGTGCCTTCACGCTGGAATCGGGCAAGGCGGTGCTGAAGGAATACAACGACTACTTCGGCACGAAGTTCCCGCTGCCCAAGCTGGACAACGTGGCTTCGCCCGGCAGCAGCCAGTTCTTCTCCGCGATGGAGAACTGGGGCGCCATCTACACCTTCGAATATGCCTTGCTGCTGGACCCGTCCATCTCCACGCTGCAGGACAAGCAGAACGTGTTCGGCACCGCCGCGCACGAAATGGCGCACCAGTGGTTCGGTGACCTGGTGACCATGCGCTGGTGGGACGACCTGTGGCTCAACGAGGGCTTCGCCTCGTGGATGGCCTCGCGCACCACCGCGCGCCTGCATCCGGAATGGAACACCAAGCTGGGTGACGGCGTGGGTTCGCGCGAAACGGCCATGGCCCGCGACGCCGTGGCGACCACGCATCCGGTGGTGCAGCACATTGAAACGGTGGATCAGGCCAGCCAGGCCTTCGATGCCATTACCTACTCGAAGGGTGAGTCGGTGATCCGCATGCTCGAAGCCTATGTGGGCGAAGACACCTGGCGCACCGGCGTGCGCGATTACATCAAGGCCCACGCCTACGGCAATGCGGTGTCCGACGACCTGTGGCGTTCGATGGATGAAGCGGCGCCGGGCAAGCAGATCACCACCATCGCGCACGACTTCACGCTGCAGCCGGGCATCCCGCTGATCCGCGTGGAAACGAGCACGTGCAGCAAACACACCACCACGATCAAGCTGACCCAGGGCGAGTTCACCCGCGATCGCCCGGACAAGCAGCCGCTGCGTTGGCATGTGCCAGTCATTGCGCAGGCAGCTGGCGGCAAGGCGGTGAGCGCCGTTGTCGATGGTGAGGCCACGTTGACCGTGCCGGGTTGCGGCACGCTGCTGGTGAACGCCGGGCAGACCGGTTACTACCGCACGCTCTACACGCCGGCGCAGTTCGCCGCGATCAAGAAGGACTTCGCCAAGATTGCGCCGATCGACCAGATGGGCGTGATGGGTGACACCTGGGCGCTGGGCATGGCAGGCCTGCGTCCGGCGTCGGACATCCTCGACCTGGCCAAGGCCACGCCGGTGGATGCCGATCCGCAGATCTGGGACGAGATGGCCGGCGACCTGTCGGGCCTGGATGCTTATTACCGCGGTGATGCGAAGCGCCAGGCCGCGTTTCGTGCCTTCGCGGTCAAGCAGCTCGATCCGGTGTTCCAGCGCGTGGGCTGGGAAGCCAAGCCGGGCGAAAGCGTGCCGACCACCATCCTGCGCACGCACCTGATCTCGGTGCTGTCGGGGTTGGACGATCAGGCCGTGGTGGCTGAAGCGCGTCGTCGCTACGCAGCACAGGCGACCGATCCCAAGGCCGTGCCCGCAGCGCTGCGCAAGACCATCCTTGCTGTAGTGGCACGTCACGCGGATGCCGCCACCTGGGACAAGCTGCACGCCGAAGCCAAGGCCGAGAAGACGCCGCTGGTGAAGGATCGCCTGTACGGCCTGCTGGCTTCCGCCCAGGACCAGGCACTGGCCCAGCGCGCGCTGGATCTGGCCCTCACCGACGAGCCGGGTGCCACCAACAGCGCGGGCATGATCAGCAGCGTGTCGCGCCAGCATCCGGAACTGGGTTTCGATTTCGCCCTGGCGCACCGCGAGCAGGTCGACAAGCTGGTCGACAGCAGCTCGCACAGCCGTTACTACCCGGCGCTCGGCAGCAGTTCGTTCAACCCGGCCATGGTCGACAAGATCAACGCCTATGCGAACCAGTACCTCGATGCGGGTTCGCGTCGCGACGCCGAAACCGCCGTGGCCAACGTGAAGTACCGCATCATGGTGCGCAACGAACGCCTGCCGGACGTGGATGCGTGGCTGTCGAAGAACGGTTGA
- the miaA gene encoding tRNA (adenosine(37)-N6)-dimethylallyltransferase MiaA — MPIDQRPLAVFLMGPTASGKTALACALGDGFPVELVSVDSALVYRGLDIGSAKPDAATLARYPHRLIDIRDPAEPYSAADFRGDAVAAMQDITARGKVPLLVGGTGLYFRALQRGLSQLPEADPAIRERLSGQAASEGWPALHERLRQRDPVAAGRIGPNDAQRIQRALEVIELTGRPLSEQQSGGSGEPFPWRVLKLALVPADRAPLHARIAQRFDAMLKDGFLDEVRTLKARGDLHADLPAIRAVGYRQAWEHLDGQTSAADFRDRGIFATRQLAKRQITWLRSELDARVIDPEKPDITRIAEDAMALFVGAGE; from the coding sequence ATGCCTATCGATCAGCGCCCGCTTGCCGTATTCCTCATGGGCCCGACCGCGTCGGGCAAGACGGCGCTTGCCTGTGCACTGGGCGACGGCTTTCCCGTGGAGCTGGTCAGCGTCGATTCGGCCCTGGTCTATCGCGGCCTGGATATTGGGTCGGCCAAACCCGACGCGGCAACGCTGGCGCGTTACCCGCATCGGCTGATCGATATCCGCGACCCGGCCGAGCCGTATTCGGCGGCGGATTTCCGCGGCGACGCGGTGGCGGCCATGCAGGACATCACCGCGCGGGGAAAGGTGCCGTTGCTGGTCGGCGGCACGGGCCTGTATTTCCGCGCCCTGCAGCGCGGGCTTTCGCAGCTGCCCGAGGCCGACCCGGCCATCCGCGAGCGCCTCTCCGGGCAGGCCGCCTCGGAAGGATGGCCGGCCTTGCACGAACGCCTGCGACAGCGCGACCCGGTCGCGGCGGGGCGCATTGGCCCCAATGATGCGCAGCGCATCCAGCGCGCCCTGGAAGTCATCGAGCTCACCGGTCGCCCTCTGTCAGAGCAGCAAAGCGGCGGCAGTGGCGAGCCTTTTCCCTGGCGTGTGCTGAAGCTGGCGCTGGTGCCGGCGGACCGCGCCCCGCTGCATGCCCGGATCGCCCAGCGCTTCGACGCCATGCTCAAGGACGGGTTTCTGGACGAGGTCCGCACACTCAAGGCGCGCGGCGACCTGCATGCCGACCTTCCGGCCATCCGGGCCGTGGGCTATCGCCAGGCCTGGGAGCATCTGGATGGCCAAACGAGCGCCGCAGATTTTCGCGATCGCGGCATCTTTGCCACCCGGCAGCTGGCCAAGCGGCAGATCACCTGGCTGCGCAGTGAGCTCGATGCGCGGGTGATCGACCCGGAAAAGCCCGATATCACGCGTATCGCCGAGGATGCGATGGCGTTGTTCGTCGGCGCGGGAGAATAG
- a CDS encoding DUF2065 domain-containing protein: MSSELAGALCLVLVIEGLVLFAMPRGWQATMREAVKLSPRALRVCGAVAIIVGLAALQLVH; this comes from the coding sequence ATGTCCAGTGAATTGGCCGGCGCGTTGTGCCTGGTGCTGGTGATCGAAGGGCTGGTGCTGTTCGCCATGCCGCGCGGCTGGCAAGCCACCATGCGCGAGGCGGTGAAGCTCAGCCCGCGGGCGCTGCGCGTGTGTGGCGCCGTGGCCATCATCGTCGGCCTGGCGGCATTGCAACTGGTTCATTGA
- the hflC gene encoding protease modulator HflC, whose translation MKFASAILAVLIVLLGFNSLFVVHEGQTALVLQFGRIVRTGDQPGLHAKIPFIQQVMTFDNRILTLEAPPERYFTSEKKSVNVDFYVKWRIADNAAYYRATAGDELQAANRLTPIVKDALRFEFNGRTLQELVSAGRKDVTERVRKQTDAAAGKSLGIAVIDVRIKRIDLPDEVSESVYKRMRAERAQLANELRYTGQQAAETIKADADRQAQVVKAEAERDAAKVKGEGDAQAAAIYAQAYGQDPEFFAFYRSLSAYRTSFKDGKGVLVLKPDSEFLKYFNDGTSSRH comes from the coding sequence ATGAAGTTCGCCTCCGCCATTCTTGCCGTGCTGATCGTGCTGCTCGGCTTCAACAGCCTGTTCGTGGTGCACGAAGGCCAGACCGCGCTGGTGCTGCAGTTCGGCCGCATCGTGCGCACCGGCGACCAGCCCGGCCTGCACGCGAAGATCCCGTTCATCCAGCAGGTGATGACGTTCGACAACCGCATCCTCACCCTGGAAGCGCCGCCCGAGCGTTACTTCACCTCGGAAAAGAAGAGCGTCAACGTCGACTTCTACGTGAAGTGGCGCATTGCCGACAACGCCGCCTATTACCGCGCCACCGCTGGCGACGAGCTGCAGGCGGCCAACCGACTCACGCCCATCGTGAAGGATGCGCTGCGCTTCGAGTTCAACGGTCGCACCCTGCAGGAGCTGGTCTCGGCTGGCCGCAAGGACGTCACCGAGCGCGTGCGCAAGCAGACCGACGCTGCCGCCGGCAAGAGCCTGGGCATTGCCGTGATCGACGTGCGTATCAAGCGCATTGATCTGCCGGATGAAGTGAGCGAGTCGGTCTACAAGCGCATGCGCGCCGAACGCGCCCAGCTGGCCAACGAACTGCGCTACACCGGCCAGCAGGCTGCCGAGACGATCAAGGCTGATGCCGATCGCCAGGCGCAGGTGGTCAAGGCCGAAGCCGAGCGTGATGCGGCCAAGGTGAAGGGCGAGGGCGATGCCCAGGCGGCCGCGATCTACGCGCAGGCCTATGGGCAGGATCCGGAGTTCTTCGCGTTTTATCGAAGCTTGTCCGCGTACCGTACCTCCTTCAAGGACGGCAAGGGCGTGCTGGTACTCAAGCCCGATTCGGAGTTCCTGAAGTATTTCAACGACGGCACGTCGTCGCGTCACTGA
- the hfq gene encoding RNA chaperone Hfq: protein MSKGQSLQDPFLNALRRERIPVAIYLVNGIKLQGTIESFDQFVVLLRNQVSQMVYKHAISTVVPSRNVRVGNGHDGHEGAGPGEPEA from the coding sequence ATGTCCAAAGGGCAATCGTTGCAAGATCCATTTCTCAATGCACTGCGCCGCGAGCGCATTCCGGTCGCCATCTACCTGGTGAATGGCATCAAGCTGCAGGGCACGATCGAGTCCTTCGATCAGTTCGTGGTCCTGCTGCGCAACCAGGTGAGCCAGATGGTCTACAAGCACGCCATCTCCACCGTGGTGCCCAGCCGCAACGTCCGCGTCGGCAATGGCCACGATGGTCACGAGGGCGCGGGCCCTGGCGAACCTGAAGCTTGA
- the hflX gene encoding ribosome rescue GTPase HflX: MFDRQKKGERALLVLPHSRGTGDAERRAEEFAELVRSAGAEILGSITARVDVPNPRYYIGTGKADEVAEAARAMGADLVLIDHLLTPVQERNLEKHLGIRVVDRAGLILDIFAQRARSHEGKLEVELAQLKHLATRLVRGWTHLDAQRGGAIGNRGPGETQLETDRRLLAERVKMLTKRLEKVQTQRVQQRRARLRNTVPRVALVGYTNAGKSTLFNVLTEGEVFAADLLFATLDPTVRKLDGLSCGPAVLADTVGFIRELPHDLVAAFRGTLAEARDADLLLHVSDAADEERERLARVVDGVLEEIDAGDLPQLRVMNKIDLAGVEPRIDRDAEGRPTTVWLSAASGQGLDLLRQALGELLGGDRVQSELRLPHSAGRLHARLKAAGAIVGEEVDEDGWRLNIDAPRSVIAPLSGGSAAEAALLRGILGSVEEAEML; the protein is encoded by the coding sequence GTGTTTGATCGTCAAAAGAAAGGCGAACGCGCCCTGTTGGTCCTGCCGCATTCCCGCGGCACCGGCGATGCGGAGCGTCGCGCCGAAGAATTCGCCGAGCTGGTCCGTTCGGCTGGCGCCGAGATCCTCGGCAGCATTACGGCGCGCGTCGACGTGCCCAATCCCCGCTATTACATCGGTACCGGCAAGGCCGACGAGGTCGCCGAGGCCGCCCGTGCCATGGGCGCCGACCTGGTCCTGATCGATCACCTGCTCACGCCCGTGCAGGAGCGCAACCTCGAAAAGCATCTCGGCATCCGCGTGGTGGATCGCGCCGGGCTGATCCTGGACATCTTCGCCCAGCGCGCCCGTTCGCACGAAGGCAAGCTCGAGGTGGAGCTGGCCCAGCTCAAGCACCTGGCCACCCGCCTGGTGCGAGGCTGGACCCACCTTGACGCCCAGCGCGGCGGTGCCATCGGCAACCGCGGTCCGGGTGAAACCCAGCTGGAAACCGACCGCCGCCTGCTCGCCGAGCGGGTGAAGATGCTTACCAAGCGCCTGGAAAAGGTGCAGACCCAGCGCGTGCAGCAGCGTCGCGCGCGCCTGCGCAACACGGTGCCGAGGGTGGCGCTGGTGGGCTATACGAACGCCGGCAAGTCGACCTTGTTCAACGTGTTGACCGAGGGCGAAGTGTTCGCTGCGGACCTGTTGTTCGCCACGCTGGACCCCACCGTCCGCAAGCTGGACGGGCTTTCCTGCGGCCCGGCCGTGCTGGCCGACACCGTGGGTTTCATCCGCGAGTTGCCGCATGACCTGGTCGCGGCCTTCCGCGGCACCCTGGCGGAGGCGCGCGACGCCGACCTGCTGCTGCATGTAAGCGACGCCGCCGACGAAGAGCGCGAACGCCTGGCCCGCGTGGTGGATGGTGTGCTCGAGGAGATTGACGCAGGCGACCTGCCGCAGCTGCGCGTGATGAACAAGATCGACCTGGCTGGCGTGGAGCCGCGCATCGACCGCGATGCCGAAGGGCGCCCGACCACGGTGTGGCTGTCGGCGGCAAGCGGGCAGGGCCTGGATCTGCTGCGCCAGGCGCTGGGTGAACTGCTTGGCGGTGACCGCGTTCAGTCCGAACTGCGGCTGCCGCATTCGGCCGGGCGCCTGCATGCCCGCCTCAAGGCGGCCGGCGCCATCGTCGGCGAAGAGGTGGATGAGGACGGCTGGCGCCTGAATATCGATGCGCCGCGCAGCGTCATTGCGCCGCTGAGCGGTGGCAGTGCGGCCGAAGCGGCCCTGCTGCGGGGCATCCTTGGCTCCGTCGAAGAGGCGGAAATGCTGTAA
- a CDS encoding carbonic anhydrase family protein, which translates to MNDQHEGCCGNAVDGSRRTWLASALGAGAFAAVGGASWLLPGLAQAAALTKEQRDAMTPDQVITLLREGNERFRAGKMQGHDYLAQKRASASGQYPAAVILGCIDSRAPAEIILDTGIGETFTARVAGNIANDDLLGSLEFACAIAGSKVVLVMGHTACGAIKGAIDGAKLGNLTGLLDKIRPAVDATQFSGERTSKNDDFVDAVAATNVRRTVDEIRHRSDVLAGLEKDGKIKIVGSMYHLVGGKVEFYA; encoded by the coding sequence ATGAACGATCAGCATGAGGGCTGCTGCGGGAACGCAGTGGATGGTTCGCGGCGCACGTGGCTGGCGTCGGCACTGGGAGCGGGTGCCTTCGCCGCCGTCGGCGGTGCCTCGTGGCTGTTACCCGGGCTCGCGCAGGCCGCAGCCCTGACGAAAGAACAACGCGATGCCATGACCCCGGACCAGGTGATCACCCTGCTCAGGGAAGGCAACGAGCGTTTTCGTGCCGGCAAGATGCAGGGCCATGACTATCTGGCGCAGAAGCGGGCGAGCGCCAGCGGCCAATACCCGGCCGCAGTGATCCTGGGCTGCATCGACTCGCGCGCACCGGCCGAGATCATCCTGGACACCGGCATCGGCGAAACCTTTACCGCGCGCGTGGCTGGCAACATCGCCAACGACGACCTGCTGGGCAGCCTGGAATTTGCCTGCGCCATTGCCGGCTCCAAGGTGGTGCTGGTGATGGGGCATACCGCCTGCGGCGCCATCAAGGGTGCGATCGACGGCGCCAAGCTCGGCAACCTCACTGGTCTGCTCGACAAGATCAGGCCCGCCGTGGATGCCACCCAGTTCAGTGGTGAGCGCACCAGCAAGAACGATGACTTCGTGGACGCCGTGGCAGCCACCAATGTGCGCCGCACCGTGGACGAGATCCGCCATCGCAGCGACGTGCTTGCCGGGCTGGAGAAGGACGGCAAGATCAAGATCGTCGGCTCGATGTATCACCTGGTGGGCGGCAAGGTGGAGTTCTACGCCTGA
- the hflK gene encoding FtsH protease activity modulator HflK, with protein sequence MAWNEPGNGQRDPWNRNRQPGNKPGLEDMLKQLRGRFGKLGGGAGGVFTILLAFVIVWVGMSSFTIVDARQAGVVLRFGKYARTLQPGFHLKAPSPIETVTKVGTTEIRSVSDKVRMLTSDENIISVDFNVQYQVSDARKFLFSLSGPPEDTLRQAAEAAVRTVVGANVMDNILTSQGTEAVAAAAAPAPASSAAPASSAPAVASPAPSAVAASAKAQTRDTLQQQTREILQSTLDEYDSGLMVTDVSFQNVAPPQEVKDAFDDVNAAREDKQGTENNARAYASQVVPVARGDAARIAAEAQGYAAARVATATGDASRFNLILKEYKGAPDVTRRRLWLETVEDVMSNNPKVLDGSGGRNMIYLPLDRASGKEVQGVGSVMQSAGSDSSLGGGKEKQP encoded by the coding sequence ATGGCCTGGAACGAACCCGGTAACGGGCAGCGTGATCCGTGGAACAGGAATCGCCAGCCTGGTAACAAGCCGGGGCTGGAGGACATGCTCAAGCAGCTGCGTGGCCGCTTCGGCAAGCTGGGTGGCGGCGCCGGCGGCGTCTTCACCATCCTGCTGGCCTTCGTCATCGTATGGGTCGGCATGAGCAGCTTCACCATCGTGGATGCCCGCCAGGCCGGCGTGGTGCTTCGCTTCGGCAAGTACGCCCGTACGCTGCAGCCGGGCTTTCACCTGAAGGCGCCCAGCCCCATTGAAACCGTCACCAAGGTCGGCACCACCGAAATCCGTTCGGTGTCTGACAAGGTGCGCATGCTGACCAGCGACGAGAACATCATCTCGGTCGACTTCAACGTGCAGTACCAGGTGTCCGATGCCCGCAAGTTCCTCTTCTCGCTGAGCGGTCCGCCGGAAGACACGCTGCGCCAGGCCGCCGAAGCCGCTGTGCGCACGGTGGTGGGCGCCAACGTGATGGACAACATCCTGACCAGCCAGGGTACCGAGGCCGTGGCGGCCGCCGCTGCCCCGGCACCGGCCAGCAGCGCGGCGCCGGCTTCGTCCGCACCGGCCGTGGCCAGCCCCGCGCCCAGCGCCGTGGCTGCTTCGGCCAAGGCCCAGACCCGCGACACGCTGCAGCAGCAGACGCGAGAAATCCTGCAGTCCACGCTGGACGAGTATGACTCCGGCCTCATGGTCACCGACGTGAGCTTCCAGAACGTCGCGCCTCCGCAGGAAGTGAAGGACGCCTTCGACGACGTCAACGCCGCCCGCGAAGACAAGCAGGGTACCGAGAACAACGCGCGCGCCTACGCCAGCCAGGTCGTGCCGGTGGCCCGCGGCGATGCCGCGCGCATTGCCGCCGAAGCGCAGGGTTATGCCGCGGCGCGCGTGGCCACCGCCACGGGCGATGCTTCCCGCTTCAACCTGATCCTCAAGGAATACAAGGGCGCGCCGGACGTGACACGTCGCCGCCTGTGGCTGGAAACGGTCGAGGACGTGATGTCGAACAATCCCAAGGTGCTGGACGGCTCCGGCGGTCGCAACATGATCTACCTGCCGCTTGACCGTGCCAGCGGCAAAGAAGTGCAGGGCGTGGGTTCGGTGATGCAATCGGCGGGCAGCGACAGCAGCCTCGGCGGCGGCAAGGAGAAGCAGCCATGA
- a CDS encoding adenylosuccinate synthase encodes MGKSVVILGAQWGDEGKGKIVDLLTEEVKAVARFQGGHNAGHTLVIGGKKTVLHLIPSGILRDDALCLIGNGVVLSPQALKQEIEELEAQGVEVRSRLKISPATPLIMPYHIAVDKAREVAAGKSAIGTTGRGIGPAYEDKVARRSVRVADLMYPHELPEKIKAAVEYHNFILTQWLKAEPVDFQTVLDDALAYGEFIRPMVDDVATILHDVRKEGGHILYEGAQGALLDIDHGTYPYVTSSNTTVGGALAGTGVGANDIDYVLGICKAYATRVGGGPFPTELEDEMGERLRKVGNEFGASTGRPRRCGWIDLVALKRAVQINGINGLAITKLDVLDGLPSIKVCIAYEYRGKRRELAPLDADGWAECKPVYLEFPGWEESTAGIREWDKLPAAARAYLRAVEELSGCKLSLVATGADRDDTIVLDHPFA; translated from the coding sequence ATGGGCAAGTCAGTAGTCATCCTTGGCGCGCAGTGGGGCGACGAAGGCAAGGGCAAGATCGTCGACCTGCTGACCGAAGAGGTCAAAGCCGTCGCTCGATTCCAGGGCGGCCACAATGCCGGCCACACGCTGGTCATCGGCGGCAAGAAGACCGTGTTGCACCTGATCCCGTCGGGCATCCTGCGCGACGACGCGCTGTGCCTGATCGGCAACGGCGTGGTGCTGTCGCCGCAGGCGCTCAAGCAGGAAATCGAGGAGCTGGAAGCGCAGGGCGTGGAAGTGCGTTCGCGCCTGAAGATCAGCCCGGCGACCCCGCTGATCATGCCGTACCACATTGCCGTCGATAAGGCGCGCGAAGTGGCCGCCGGCAAGAGTGCCATCGGCACCACCGGCCGCGGCATCGGCCCGGCCTACGAAGACAAGGTGGCCCGCCGCAGCGTGCGCGTGGCCGACCTGATGTACCCGCACGAACTGCCCGAGAAGATCAAGGCGGCCGTGGAATACCACAACTTCATCCTCACCCAGTGGCTGAAGGCCGAGCCGGTCGACTTCCAGACGGTGCTGGACGATGCGCTGGCCTATGGCGAATTCATCCGCCCGATGGTCGACGACGTCGCCACCATCCTGCACGACGTGCGCAAGGAAGGCGGCCATATCCTGTATGAAGGCGCCCAGGGCGCGCTGCTCGACATCGACCACGGCACCTATCCGTACGTCACCTCGTCCAACACCACCGTCGGCGGTGCACTGGCCGGTACCGGCGTGGGCGCGAACGACATCGACTACGTGCTGGGCATCTGCAAGGCGTACGCCACGCGCGTGGGCGGCGGTCCGTTCCCGACCGAGCTCGAAGACGAGATGGGCGAGCGCCTGCGCAAGGTCGGCAACGAGTTCGGCGCCAGCACCGGTCGTCCGCGTCGCTGCGGCTGGATCGACCTGGTCGCGCTCAAGCGCGCCGTGCAGATCAACGGCATCAACGGCCTGGCCATCACCAAGCTCGACGTGCTCGACGGCCTGCCGAGCATCAAGGTCTGCATCGCGTACGAATACCGTGGCAAGCGCCGCGAACTGGCTCCGCTGGACGCGGACGGCTGGGCCGAGTGCAAGCCGGTGTACCTGGAGTTCCCGGGCTGGGAAGAGTCCACCGCCGGCATCCGCGAGTGGGACAAGCTGCCCGCCGCCGCCCGCGCCTACCTGCGCGCGGTGGAAGAGCTCTCCGGCTGCAAGCTGTCGCTCGTCGCCACCGGCGCCGACCGCGATGACACCATCGTGCTGGATCATCCGTTCGCGTGA